The following are encoded together in the Ezakiella massiliensis genome:
- a CDS encoding GatB/YqeY domain-containing protein — protein sequence MSLKDILMEDLKTSMKEKDNLRKNTITMLRSRIKQYEVDNREDANDDLIMQMIQKELKERSDTLESLKDSNRDDLIEDTKAEIAILEKYLPKQLSDDELAEIIEKIIADTKAESIKDMGKVMASAKEQIGSRATPKRMSEIIKEKLSSKN from the coding sequence ATGTCACTTAAAGATATATTAATGGAAGATCTCAAGACTTCCATGAAAGAAAAAGATAATCTAAGAAAAAACACAATCACCATGCTCAGGTCTCGCATTAAGCAATATGAAGTTGATAATCGAGAAGATGCTAATGACGATCTCATTATGCAAATGATTCAAAAAGAATTAAAAGAGCGTTCCGACACGCTTGAATCTCTTAAAGATTCCAACCGCGATGACCTAATCGAAGATACCAAGGCTGAGATTGCAATCTTGGAAAAATATCTTCCAAAGCAATTGTCTGACGACGAGCTAGCAGAAATTATCGAAAAGATAATCGCTGATACCAAGGCCGAATCCATCAAGGATATGGGCAAGGTTATGGCAAGTGCTAAAGAACAAATCGGCTCTCGCGCGACCCCTAAGAGAATGTCGGAAATAATAAAAGAAAAATTAAGTTCCAAGAATTAA
- a CDS encoding S-layer homology domain-containing protein, protein MKKVISVMIAVLMVIALLPLNVFAEGGDDSTTELAKAQIELTALIRDARDLISATKVSTDGTNIDPAEKWVKQTDVDALNTEITNAENAGMTVEKLDAAKTALQGAIDTFKGAMKPGTKPAEPAPTPGSTAEKETLRATINRAEQAIKENPSAPGKDKLQQLINEAQALVQSSDASSEKLQSVQALLKAEIGLFMANAGVAPQPKPEPKPEPKPDTKPSTDKNYPYYRGYRYGYYRPASLEYTMDKAKAFKNNYSRQIANASYAARTEFNSAYSDVADMYNNKYWGYYDGRYNDGYYYGDRVYYRNGNWYTFDEYVSRYGTYDMENYRRYGYYGDYYDGYYEDLYERNGKVYSYSDYYRTFGRYPYESERLKYRDGYGYWDPYYGWTYDGYYNGYYDYYGSNYRARLERLIDAIRAIAREYPTNSSIYINYSGLAYPSYSSDYYYGYDYYGYNGLTSSQVKNMRELISKAENLRGQVKGNVDKQIVNNLQAAIDDAYRALQGRSSYSTAYSNLEAAINSADLVDNTIYIRSAYMQGIANGNFGPNEQLTRAQVAQIVANLLRQSGKTTVYNPKQYKDVEDYRWYKGAVDLVTSYGIMEGTPAGNFEPNRLVTKAELVVTAARLKNYQTTPGNVFGLTSHYWAQGYIQTAYVNGWLDTKNGFVPNAPITRGETVHIFNGALGYGPDQDYIIKYANQMNKFNDVTRGMDYYFDIITATNSISYKVKLNGNRVWLTHMQPNGIWAMPQYSAGGVAVNPLN, encoded by the coding sequence ATGAAAAAAGTAATTAGTGTAATGATAGCAGTGCTAATGGTAATAGCCTTGCTACCACTAAACGTATTTGCTGAAGGCGGAGATGACAGTACTACTGAACTTGCTAAGGCTCAAATCGAGTTGACAGCACTTATTCGTGATGCTAGAGATTTAATCTCTGCTACAAAGGTTTCCACAGATGGAACAAATATTGACCCAGCAGAAAAATGGGTTAAACAAACTGATGTTGATGCTTTAAATACTGAAATTACAAATGCAGAAAATGCAGGAATGACTGTAGAAAAATTAGATGCTGCTAAAACTGCATTACAAGGAGCTATTGACACATTTAAAGGCGCAATGAAACCTGGCACAAAGCCAGCTGAACCAGCACCAACACCAGGATCAACAGCTGAAAAAGAAACTTTAAGAGCTACAATAAATAGAGCTGAACAAGCTATTAAAGAAAATCCAAGTGCACCAGGCAAGGATAAACTTCAACAACTTATTAATGAAGCTCAAGCACTTGTACAATCATCAGATGCTAGCTCTGAAAAATTACAAAGTGTACAAGCTTTGTTAAAGGCAGAAATTGGTCTTTTCATGGCTAATGCTGGAGTTGCACCACAACCAAAGCCTGAACCAAAGCCAGAACCAAAGCCTGATACAAAACCATCAACAGATAAAAACTATCCATACTATAGGGGTTATCGCTATGGTTATTACAGACCAGCTTCATTGGAATACACAATGGACAAGGCCAAGGCTTTCAAAAATAATTACTCAAGACAAATTGCAAACGCAAGCTACGCTGCAAGAACAGAATTTAATTCAGCTTACAGCGATGTAGCTGATATGTACAACAATAAGTACTGGGGATATTATGATGGCAGATACAACGATGGTTATTACTATGGTGACAGAGTTTACTACAGAAATGGCAATTGGTATACTTTTGATGAATATGTAAGTCGCTATGGCACATACGATATGGAAAACTATAGAAGATATGGTTACTATGGTGACTATTACGATGGTTACTATGAAGACCTTTATGAAAGAAATGGAAAAGTTTATTCATATAGCGATTACTACAGAACTTTTGGTAGATATCCATACGAATCTGAAAGATTAAAATATAGAGATGGCTATGGCTACTGGGATCCATACTATGGTTGGACATACGATGGCTACTACAATGGCTACTATGATTATTACGGATCAAACTATCGTGCAAGACTTGAAAGATTGATCGATGCTATCAGAGCTATTGCTAGAGAATATCCTACAAATTCATCAATCTATATCAACTACTCAGGACTTGCTTATCCATCATATTCAAGTGACTATTACTATGGTTATGACTACTACGGATACAACGGCCTAACATCAAGCCAAGTTAAAAATATGAGAGAACTTATTTCAAAGGCTGAAAATCTCAGAGGCCAAGTAAAGGGCAATGTTGACAAGCAAATTGTAAACAATTTACAAGCAGCTATCGATGATGCTTACCGCGCTCTCCAAGGCAGGTCATCATACTCAACAGCTTACAGCAATTTGGAAGCTGCTATTAACTCTGCAGATTTAGTAGATAATACAATTTATATTAGAAGCGCTTATATGCAAGGTATTGCAAATGGAAACTTTGGTCCTAACGAACAATTAACCAGGGCTCAAGTTGCACAAATCGTTGCAAATCTTCTAAGACAATCTGGCAAGACAACTGTTTATAATCCAAAACAATACAAGGACGTTGAAGACTACAGATGGTACAAGGGAGCTGTTGATCTAGTAACATCATACGGCATTATGGAAGGTACTCCTGCAGGCAACTTTGAACCAAACAGATTGGTTACAAAGGCTGAACTTGTTGTTACAGCAGCTAGACTTAAAAACTATCAAACAACTCCAGGTAATGTATTTGGTCTAACAAGCCACTACTGGGCTCAAGGTTATATCCAAACAGCTTATGTAAACGGCTGGCTCGATACCAAGAATGGTTTTGTACCAAACGCTCCAATCACCAGAGGTGAAACAGTTCACATCTTCAACGGTGCTTTAGGCTATGGTCCAGACCAAGATTATATTATCAAGTATGCAAATCAAATGAATAAATTCAACGACGTAACACGCGGTATGGATTATTACTTTGATATTATTACAGCTACAAACTCAATTTCTTACAAGGTAAAATTAAACGGAAACAGAGTTTGGTTAACTCACATGCAACCTAACGGTATTTGGGCAATGCCACAATACTCAGCAGGTGGAGTTGCTGTTAATCCTTTAAACTAA
- the rpsU gene encoding 30S ribosomal protein S21 → MSEIRVGENESLDSALKRFKRQCARAGVLGEIRKREHYEKPSVKRKNKAIAAKKKKRRGF, encoded by the coding sequence ATGTCAGAAATCAGAGTAGGAGAAAACGAATCTCTAGACAGTGCCTTAAAACGTTTTAAAAGACAATGTGCACGTGCAGGTGTATTGGGAGAAATTAGAAAAAGAGAACACTACGAAAAACCTAGCGTTAAAAGAAAAAACAAGGCTATAGCTGCCAAGAAGAAAAAACGTAGAGGATTTTAA
- a CDS encoding YtxH domain-containing protein, translating into MKIVDMIEAKVREDRRKKFLESAGKVVLGLTTGLAIGGAAGVLFAPKSGEETREDIKEFYGEQKEKVKDGYNKTVTKINEEKAKLAEGAKEKMDEVASKALDAAEDVVDKADEKVADAKEKTEKAKEKVEDEKKKTK; encoded by the coding sequence ATGAAAATAGTTGACATGATTGAAGCAAAAGTTAGAGAAGATAGAAGAAAGAAATTCTTGGAAAGCGCAGGAAAGGTTGTACTTGGTTTAACAACAGGTCTAGCAATCGGAGGAGCTGCTGGTGTTTTGTTTGCACCAAAATCAGGTGAAGAAACCAGAGAAGACATCAAAGAATTCTATGGCGAACAAAAAGAAAAAGTAAAAGACGGTTACAACAAAACTGTTACAAAGATTAACGAAGAAAAAGCAAAATTAGCTGAAGGCGCCAAGGAAAAAATGGACGAAGTAGCTAGCAAGGCTCTAGACGCTGCTGAAGACGTAGTAGATAAGGCTGACGAAAAAGTAGCAGATGCTAAAGAAAAAACAGAAAAAGCAAAGGAAAAAGTCGAAGACGAAAAGAAAAAGACTAAATAA
- a CDS encoding NfeD family protein: MKNLLFNFILGQANFATDHSQMMNELKLALFLFIFASLAFVIGMFVYKKLFYTLSFASFIGCFYLCYVNSDFEIVWLFVSLMGVLMLAMEILVPGVQVFGFVGAGLIALGLSNMLGSIELAIFTVGLSVLLSIVTIYIFSKKGYRVKSLQKFVLKDDIKSKATPDRESLVGKEGITTSALRPTGKGVIEDKVYDLYSDADFIPAQTEIVVVGESNNKIIVRRKTL, from the coding sequence ATGAAAAATTTACTTTTTAATTTTATTTTAGGCCAAGCAAATTTTGCAACTGACCATAGTCAGATGATGAACGAGCTTAAGCTTGCTTTATTTTTATTTATCTTCGCAAGTCTAGCCTTTGTCATCGGTATGTTTGTGTATAAAAAATTATTTTATACCTTATCTTTTGCAAGTTTTATTGGCTGTTTTTATTTGTGCTATGTGAACTCAGATTTTGAAATTGTCTGGCTCTTTGTAAGCCTCATGGGCGTCTTGATGCTGGCCATGGAAATCCTGGTCCCGGGCGTTCAGGTTTTTGGTTTTGTAGGAGCAGGACTAATTGCTTTGGGCCTTTCAAATATGCTGGGCTCGATTGAGCTGGCTATATTTACTGTTGGCCTCTCGGTGCTCTTGTCAATTGTGACCATTTATATTTTTTCTAAAAAGGGTTACAGGGTGAAGTCGCTTCAAAAGTTTGTACTTAAGGACGATATAAAATCCAAGGCTACTCCTGACCGAGAATCCTTGGTCGGCAAGGAAGGAATTACCACTTCTGCCCTAAGGCCTACCGGCAAGGGCGTGATTGAAGATAAAGTTTACGACCTCTACTCAGACGCGGATTTTATTCCAGCTCAAACGGAGATTGTAGTTGTAGGAGAAAGTAATAACAAGATTATTGTAAGGAGGAAGACATTATGA
- a CDS encoding DUF948 domain-containing protein: MILGAVMVTDVLLWILILAGAFALVALGIMFVKLSKTLSQVNKIAEDNKRNIDDSLNQLPQVIANVDDITISVANLLEDSEPEIKKILANVSSVSDKAVGITNSAEQAVDTVTTGVVGVVNGIANLGNKTVDSVDHAIDNLRLFGANTKLGFLKTKESGLNKIADFLTTIRRFFN; encoded by the coding sequence ATGATTTTAGGAGCTGTAATGGTAACGGATGTACTCCTTTGGATTTTAATTTTGGCAGGTGCCTTTGCACTTGTAGCCCTAGGCATTATGTTTGTAAAGCTGTCAAAGACCCTTTCACAGGTCAACAAAATTGCAGAAGACAACAAGAGAAACATAGATGATAGTCTAAACCAATTGCCACAAGTAATTGCAAATGTTGATGACATCACGATAAGCGTTGCAAATCTATTGGAAGATTCCGAACCTGAAATAAAAAAGATTTTAGCAAATGTATCAAGTGTATCCGATAAGGCTGTTGGTATTACAAACTCAGCCGAACAAGCTGTCGACACTGTAACAACAGGAGTAGTTGGAGTTGTAAACGGCATTGCAAATCTGGGCAACAAGACAGTAGACTCAGTTGATCACGCAATTGACAACCTGAGACTCTTTGGAGCCAACACAAAATTAGGATTTCTAAAAACAAAAGAAAGCGGATTAAATAAAATAGCAGACTTTCTAACAACAATTAGAAGATTCTTCAATTAA
- the floA gene encoding flotillin-like protein FloA (flotillin-like protein involved in membrane lipid rafts) — protein MNLINLLALGAGFGTPIIIGLVVIFLVIFFSMVPVGLWITAFFSNVKVSIGSLIGMKLRRVRPGKIINPLIKATKAGIDIKIDELEAHYLAGGNVDTLVDALIAAQRANIDLEFERAAAIDLAGRDVLEAVRVSVNPKVIETPNISAVSKNGIEVIVKARVTVRANIERLVGGAGEETIIARVGEGIVTTVGSSMTHEAVLENPDSISQTVLEKGLDSGTAYEILSIDIADVDVGRNIGAHLMTDQAEADMRIAQAKAEERRAMAVAKEQEMKAAVQEKRALVIENEAQVPLAMAEALKNGNLGVVDYYKLQNVKADTDMRNSIGKNQDK, from the coding sequence ATGAATTTAATTAACTTGTTGGCTTTAGGCGCTGGTTTTGGAACTCCTATTATCATAGGACTGGTTGTAATATTTTTAGTAATATTCTTTTCCATGGTTCCTGTTGGATTGTGGATCACAGCATTTTTCTCAAATGTTAAGGTTAGCATTGGTTCATTAATCGGTATGAAGCTCAGAAGGGTTAGACCTGGCAAGATTATTAATCCTTTGATCAAGGCTACCAAGGCTGGGATTGATATTAAAATTGACGAGCTAGAAGCCCACTACCTTGCTGGTGGTAATGTTGACACACTTGTTGACGCATTAATCGCTGCTCAAAGGGCAAACATTGATTTGGAATTTGAAAGAGCTGCCGCCATTGATTTGGCAGGCCGTGATGTGCTTGAAGCTGTTAGAGTTAGCGTTAACCCAAAGGTTATTGAAACTCCAAATATTTCTGCCGTAAGTAAAAACGGTATTGAAGTTATAGTTAAGGCCAGGGTTACCGTTCGCGCCAATATTGAAAGGCTAGTCGGTGGTGCTGGTGAAGAAACCATTATCGCCCGTGTTGGTGAAGGTATCGTTACAACTGTTGGTTCCAGTATGACTCACGAAGCTGTTTTGGAAAATCCAGATAGCATTTCACAAACTGTTTTGGAAAAGGGTTTGGATTCAGGTACAGCCTATGAAATTTTGTCCATCGATATAGCTGACGTTGACGTTGGCAGAAACATCGGTGCCCACCTCATGACTGACCAAGCTGAAGCCGATATGAGAATAGCCCAAGCCAAGGCAGAAGAAAGACGTGCTATGGCTGTGGCCAAGGAACAAGAAATGAAGGCAGCTGTCCAAGAAAAACGCGCCCTTGTTATCGAAAACGAAGCTCAAGTCCCACTTGCTATGGCTGAAGCTTTGAAGAACGGTAATCTTGGAGTGGTTGATTATTATAAATTGCAAAATGTAAAAGCAGATACAGATATGAGGAATTCTATTGGTAAGAACCAAGATAAATAG
- a CDS encoding ABC transporter ATP-binding protein — translation MSKTDNKNKKTLMHHLLSFARPYVKPLILALILVAFSTVLELVNPYLVKVAIDDYISGDIVSMVQAEEANEDTIPINGKNYLRVHPKEKSAYSEDTVFYTIETKGQEHTLLKNGQAYEDIDHDDYLDIRKRDNEAIIKITLLFILVILLNFVFTWWFNFLLGQTGSKIIYDIRKQVFDHIIRQSSAFFNKKPVGSLLTRVTSDTQNLSEFYSNVMVSFVADLGIVIGIMILMLKLNYKLALMCFLLLPVIVAISIFFRNIQFKVFQVARAKLSRINSTLNEYLSGMSVISIFGKEEKMARKFDDQNSGYLNEVLKNVRNHALFRPSIEIVRSLGEAFLIYYGGGQVIQDKIEFGTLFLFITYLKRFFMPIMDMAEKYNILQMAMASVEKIVDILDTDTGIKALPEYDKNNIPADLGDIEFRNVNFSYIPGEQVLKDISFKIKKGESVAFVGATGAGKSSILSLLARFWDIDSGSITIDGVDIRTMDPAVLRKRLGFVLQDVFLFSGDIKYNITLGKDYSIDEIKDAAKRVRADDFIQKLSDDYDTRVEERGSTFSTGERQLLSFARTILRDPEILILDEATASIDTETELLIQEGLQELMKNRTTIAIAHRLSTVSDMDRIIVMNKGRIVEVGNHHELMEKHGYYYRLYQLQLDQAQEKAKA, via the coding sequence ATGAGTAAAACAGATAACAAAAATAAAAAAACCTTGATGCATCACCTCTTGAGCTTTGCAAGGCCATATGTAAAACCACTTATCTTGGCGCTTATCTTGGTCGCATTTTCAACAGTCCTCGAACTTGTAAACCCCTACCTGGTCAAGGTCGCCATCGACGATTATATCTCTGGCGATATTGTATCTATGGTCCAAGCGGAAGAGGCAAATGAAGATACAATTCCAATTAACGGGAAAAATTATCTCCGCGTCCATCCAAAAGAAAAATCCGCTTATAGCGAAGACACAGTTTTTTATACAATAGAAACCAAGGGCCAAGAACACACGCTACTTAAAAACGGTCAAGCCTATGAGGACATCGACCACGACGATTATCTGGACATAAGAAAGAGGGACAATGAAGCTATTATCAAAATTACTCTTTTATTTATCCTGGTAATCCTCTTGAACTTTGTCTTTACCTGGTGGTTTAACTTCCTCTTAGGGCAAACTGGATCCAAGATTATTTATGATATTAGAAAGCAAGTCTTTGACCATATCATTCGTCAATCTTCAGCTTTCTTTAACAAAAAACCAGTCGGCAGCCTGCTTACAAGGGTTACTTCCGATACGCAAAACCTATCTGAATTCTATTCAAACGTAATGGTAAGCTTTGTCGCAGACCTTGGAATCGTAATCGGCATTATGATCCTTATGCTAAAACTCAATTACAAGCTGGCCCTCATGTGCTTCTTGCTCCTGCCAGTTATAGTTGCAATTTCAATTTTCTTTAGAAATATTCAGTTCAAGGTCTTCCAAGTCGCCAGAGCCAAACTATCACGGATCAATTCAACTTTAAATGAATATTTAAGTGGCATGTCTGTTATTAGCATCTTTGGCAAGGAAGAAAAAATGGCCAGGAAGTTTGACGACCAAAACTCCGGCTACCTCAATGAAGTTTTAAAAAATGTTAGAAACCATGCCCTCTTTAGGCCGTCAATCGAAATCGTCCGCTCACTAGGCGAGGCATTTTTGATCTACTACGGAGGCGGTCAGGTTATCCAAGACAAAATCGAGTTTGGTACCCTCTTCCTCTTTATAACTTATCTAAAAAGGTTTTTCATGCCAATTATGGACATGGCAGAAAAATATAATATCCTGCAAATGGCCATGGCCTCTGTTGAAAAGATTGTAGATATCTTGGACACAGACACAGGCATCAAGGCCCTGCCTGAATACGATAAAAATAATATCCCTGCCGACCTGGGCGACATTGAGTTTAGAAATGTAAACTTCTCTTATATACCAGGCGAGCAAGTCTTAAAGGATATTTCCTTCAAGATTAAAAAAGGCGAATCAGTTGCCTTTGTTGGAGCAACAGGCGCCGGAAAATCTTCGATTTTATCACTACTTGCTAGATTTTGGGATATAGATTCGGGCTCAATTACAATTGATGGCGTGGACATTAGGACCATGGATCCAGCAGTTTTGAGAAAGCGTTTGGGCTTTGTCCTCCAAGATGTATTTTTATTCTCGGGCGATATCAAATACAATATCACCCTGGGCAAGGACTACTCCATTGACGAAATCAAAGACGCAGCCAAGCGCGTGCGTGCGGACGACTTTATTCAAAAACTCTCCGACGATTACGACACACGAGTCGAAGAACGCGGATCTACATTTTCAACTGGTGAACGCCAACTCCTGAGCTTTGCGCGGACCATTCTTAGGGATCCAGAAATCCTAATCCTCGACGAAGCAACAGCCAGCATCGATACAGAAACGGAACTCCTCATCCAAGAAGGCCTGCAAGAACTCATGAAAAATAGGACTACAATTGCAATCGCCCACAGACTATCGACCGTATCCGATATGGATAGGATTATAGTCATGAATAAGGGACGCATAGTCGAAGTCGGCAACCACCATGAACTCATGGAAAAACACGGCTATTACTACAGGCTCTATCAATTGCAATTAGACCAAGCCCAAGAAAAAGCCAAAGCTTAA
- a CDS encoding PhoH family protein, whose amino-acid sequence MIKSEISDVDILNMVVGDLDKNINHLMERLGTKIKIVDNSIEVNGENEDLAARVFETMAKFIEASKKEVSINEIDYIINLARDHREAEVLDLHAKQIAYTADGKSLYPKTLGQKLYIDSIMENDIVFGTGPAGTGKTYLAVALAAHSLRNKQFERIILTRPAVEAGESLGFLPGDLQEKVDPYLRPIYDALFEILGAEKYTKYIEKGIIEIAPLAYMRGRTLDRSFIVLDEAQNTTPEQMKMFLTRLGYSSKMVITGDLTQTDLPRGKKSGLMHAINILKNTKGIGMVELQKVDIVRHPLVRRVIEAYENDDKKVRAIEDRIEKRKAKEKEDKNASDK is encoded by the coding sequence ATGATTAAAAGCGAAATTTCGGATGTAGATATTTTAAATATGGTGGTCGGTGATTTGGATAAAAATATCAACCACCTGATGGAAAGATTGGGGACCAAGATCAAGATTGTAGACAATTCTATTGAGGTCAATGGAGAAAATGAAGACCTGGCAGCCAGAGTGTTTGAGACCATGGCCAAGTTTATCGAGGCTTCCAAAAAAGAAGTCAGCATAAATGAAATTGATTATATAATTAATTTGGCCAGGGACCACAGGGAGGCGGAGGTTTTGGACTTGCATGCCAAACAAATCGCCTACACTGCCGACGGCAAGTCCCTTTATCCCAAAACTCTGGGGCAAAAGCTCTATATTGATTCCATTATGGAAAACGATATTGTCTTTGGGACCGGGCCTGCAGGAACGGGCAAGACTTATCTGGCCGTTGCCTTGGCTGCACATTCTCTGCGCAATAAGCAATTTGAGAGGATTATCTTAACTCGTCCTGCTGTTGAAGCTGGCGAGAGTCTGGGATTTTTGCCGGGCGACCTCCAAGAAAAGGTCGATCCATATTTGCGACCAATCTATGACGCCCTCTTCGAAATTTTGGGTGCAGAAAAATATACTAAATACATTGAAAAGGGGATTATTGAAATCGCCCCCTTAGCTTACATGCGTGGGCGGACCTTGGACAGGAGCTTTATAGTTTTGGACGAGGCACAAAACACCACGCCTGAGCAGATGAAAATGTTTTTAACCCGTCTGGGCTATTCGTCCAAGATGGTTATAACTGGCGACCTGACCCAGACTGACCTGCCACGGGGCAAAAAGTCTGGCCTCATGCACGCCATAAATATTTTAAAGAACACCAAGGGCATTGGCATGGTCGAACTTCAAAAGGTTGATATAGTCAGACACCCTCTGGTTAGACGAGTGATCGAGGCCTACGAAAACGACGACAAAAAAGTTCGTGCTATCGAAGACCGAATCGAAAAACGCAAGGCCAAGGAAAAAGAGGATAAAAATGCAAGCGACAAATGA
- a CDS encoding ABC transporter ATP-binding protein codes for MKFLKSVSRYMKPYWDKYIIGILWLILIDTTVIYVPQIMRNFANDYQNGVLTKDKLETYALLTLGAALLMAIGRYFWRVCLFGSARRIEYDIRRELFEHWLKMDRDFYNHNKVGDLMAYATNDINAIRNFTGQGIMMSVDSSFMLIFTLVMMIRTSGLRLTVLTLIPVPFSAALIISYGGMFFKIFKDRQVAYAKLSDTTTEAFSGIQVIKAFVEEDHANDRFEEANQNYYEKNVNVIKKTTFLFPLMVLMAGLSYMLVIYLGARYVINGTISLGDFIAHYSYVGIIMWPARSLGMIINMIQQGSVGMERIKSMLKIEPKIKEPENPIALPMDNASVEFKNVSFKYPTSNRYALRNVSFKLEDGKSLALVGKTGSSKSTILKLIFREYLPDEGEILIDGVNVADLDLNMLTEKAGYVPQDNFLFSESIAENIAFAFDEEIDQKYIEDAAKMSGVYNDVTSFKKGFDTILGERGVTLSGGQKQRVSIARALIKNPKLLVLDDSLSAVDTDTEKVILDQIAKLQSTMIIVAHRISTIKNADEILFLEDGAIKERGNHDQLVELNGEYNQMYQNQLLESEMEAWDE; via the coding sequence ATGAAATTTTTAAAATCGGTTTCAAGATATATGAAACCTTATTGGGATAAATATATTATCGGTATTTTGTGGCTGATACTTATAGATACAACCGTTATTTATGTGCCACAAATTATGAGAAATTTCGCCAACGATTATCAAAACGGCGTCTTAACTAAAGACAAGCTAGAAACTTATGCCCTCTTGACTTTGGGCGCAGCCCTCTTGATGGCAATCGGCAGATATTTTTGGAGGGTTTGCCTCTTTGGTTCGGCCAGACGGATTGAATATGATATTCGTAGAGAGCTTTTTGAGCACTGGCTTAAAATGGACAGGGACTTTTACAACCACAACAAGGTTGGAGACCTCATGGCCTATGCCACCAACGACATAAATGCAATTCGCAACTTTACAGGCCAGGGCATTATGATGAGCGTGGACTCTTCATTCATGCTGATCTTTACTCTTGTAATGATGATTAGAACTTCTGGCCTCAGACTAACTGTACTTACTTTAATTCCTGTGCCTTTTTCTGCTGCCCTGATTATTTCCTATGGCGGTATGTTTTTTAAAATTTTTAAGGACAGGCAGGTCGCTTATGCGAAATTATCCGACACAACCACAGAAGCTTTTTCGGGCATCCAAGTTATCAAGGCCTTTGTTGAAGAGGACCACGCCAATGATAGGTTTGAAGAAGCCAATCAAAACTATTACGAGAAAAATGTCAATGTTATAAAGAAAACTACGTTTTTATTTCCACTTATGGTTTTGATGGCGGGCCTTAGCTATATGCTGGTAATTTATCTGGGCGCCCGTTATGTTATAAACGGGACCATCAGTCTGGGTGACTTTATCGCCCACTATTCTTATGTTGGCATTATCATGTGGCCAGCCAGGAGCCTCGGCATGATTATAAATATGATTCAACAAGGCAGCGTTGGTATGGAAAGGATTAAATCTATGCTCAAGATTGAACCCAAGATTAAGGAACCAGAAAATCCAATCGCCCTTCCAATGGATAATGCCAGCGTGGAATTTAAAAACGTCTCCTTTAAATATCCAACATCTAACAGATATGCCCTAAGAAATGTTTCCTTTAAGTTGGAAGATGGCAAGTCACTTGCTCTTGTGGGCAAGACTGGTTCATCCAAGTCGACAATTTTAAAATTAATTTTTAGAGAATACTTACCTGATGAAGGGGAAATTTTAATCGACGGCGTAAATGTAGCAGACTTGGATTTAAATATGCTGACAGAAAAAGCCGGCTATGTACCTCAAGACAACTTCCTCTTTAGTGAATCTATAGCTGAAAATATCGCCTTCGCCTTTGACGAGGAGATTGATCAAAAATATATAGAAGACGCCGCCAAGATGAGCGGAGTCTACAATGACGTCACCAGCTTTAAAAAAGGTTTCGACACCATCTTGGGCGAGAGGGGAGTCACCCTATCTGGCGGCCAAAAGCAAAGGGTTTCCATTGCTCGGGCCCTGATTAAAAATCCAAAACTCCTGGTCCTTGACGACAGTTTATCAGCTGTTGATACGGATACAGAAAAAGTAATCCTGGACCAAATTGCAAAATTGCAATCGACCATGATTATTGTGGCCCACAGGATTTCTACAATCAAAAACGCTGACGAGATTTTATTCTTAGAAGACGGGGCTATCAAAGAGCGCGGTAACCACGACCAGTTGGTTGAGCTTAACGGCGAATACAATCAAATGTATCAAAACCAACTCTTGGAAAGCGAAATGGAGGCATGGGATGAGTAA